In Gymnogyps californianus isolate 813 chromosome 1, ASM1813914v2, whole genome shotgun sequence, the following are encoded in one genomic region:
- the CD47 gene encoding leukocyte surface antigen CD47 isoform X1, whose translation MWLLAAWVLLSAVGAGSAQLIFSVTDVVERTDCNKTVILPCYVTNLKENNANVMFVTWKKQGKIIFSFDGARREFFRDPAVPSANLVSQADLPKGFASLMLNSAEADVGNYSCEVTESNREGETRVELRNQSVVSCDEESTPTAKEKCGSWFLLVERAIIIALLFLVIVLCSAQLSVIALKYEIASQKKIGILVAGFIFTVAAVVGTILFVQDGYTAQNQAGLALIVVPAVILVPLQYFMFGIVFESLPQATFALIGLQILGYIIAVVGFALCVSACPPLHGSVVIAGLAIMAIADLLSLAYVFIMGSRMKDHPRPGKAVEEPLNDAKGVMLE comes from the exons gtTCTGCCCAGTTGATATTTAGCGTGACAGATGTTGTTGAAAGAACTGACTGTAATAAAACTGTCATTTTACCTTGCTATGTGACTAATCTAAAGGAGAACAATGCAAATGTCATGTTTGTTACGtggaaaaaacaaggaaaaataattttttcttttgatggaGCAAGACGGGAGTTTTTCAGAGATCCAGCGGTTCCGTCAGCTAACTTAGTTTCTCAAGCGGATTTACCCAAGGGTTTTGCCTCTCTAATGCTTAACAGTGCAGAAGCAGATGTTGGAAATTACAGTTGTGAAGTAACAGAATcaaacagagaaggagaaacaagaGTTGAACTTAGAAACCAGTCAG ttGTCAGTTGCGACGAGGAAAGTACCCCAACAGCCAAGGAAAAATGTG GATCATGGTTTCTTCTAGTGGAAAGGGCTATCATCATAGCATTGCTGTTCTTAGTTATTGTTTTGTGTTCGGCTCAGTTAAGTGTTATTG cattaaaatatgaaattgcaTCTCAGAAGAAAATCGGCATTCTTGTAGCAGGTTTCATCTTCAcagttgctgctgttgtagGCACTATTCTTTTTGTTCAAG ATGGCTATACTGCACAGAATCAAGCTGGTCTTGCCCTAATTGTAGTCCCTGCTGTGATTTTGGTACCGCTTCAATACTTTATGTTTGGAATTG tTTTTGAGAGTCTACCACAAGCAACATTTGCTCTGATAGGTTTGCAGATTCTTGGTTATATAATTGCTGTGGTTGGTTTTGCACTGTGTGTCTCAG CCTGTCCTCCGTTACATGGGTCTGTTGTGATTGCTGGCTTAGCTATTATGGCTATTGCAGATTTGCTTAGTCTGGCTTACGTGTTTATTATGG gTTCCAGAATGAAAGATCATCCTCGTCCAGGG aaagcTGTAGAAGAACCACTAAATG ATGCAAAAGGAGTGATGTTAGAATGA
- the CD47 gene encoding leukocyte surface antigen CD47 isoform X2 — translation MWLLAAWVLLSAVGAGSAQLIFSVTDVVERTDCNKTVILPCYVTNLKENNANVMFVTWKKQGKIIFSFDGARREFFRDPAVPSANLVSQADLPKGFASLMLNSAEADVGNYSCEVTESNREGETRVELRNQSVVSCDEESTPTAKEKCGSWFLLVERAIIIALLFLVIVLCSAQLSVIALKYEIASQKKIGILVAGFIFTVAAVVGTILFVQDGYTAQNQAGLALIVVPAVILVPLQYFMFGIVFESLPQATFALIGLQILGYIIAVVGFALCVSACPPLHGSVVIAGLAIMAIADLLSLAYVFIMGSRMKDHPRPGNCRAM, via the exons gtTCTGCCCAGTTGATATTTAGCGTGACAGATGTTGTTGAAAGAACTGACTGTAATAAAACTGTCATTTTACCTTGCTATGTGACTAATCTAAAGGAGAACAATGCAAATGTCATGTTTGTTACGtggaaaaaacaaggaaaaataattttttcttttgatggaGCAAGACGGGAGTTTTTCAGAGATCCAGCGGTTCCGTCAGCTAACTTAGTTTCTCAAGCGGATTTACCCAAGGGTTTTGCCTCTCTAATGCTTAACAGTGCAGAAGCAGATGTTGGAAATTACAGTTGTGAAGTAACAGAATcaaacagagaaggagaaacaagaGTTGAACTTAGAAACCAGTCAG ttGTCAGTTGCGACGAGGAAAGTACCCCAACAGCCAAGGAAAAATGTG GATCATGGTTTCTTCTAGTGGAAAGGGCTATCATCATAGCATTGCTGTTCTTAGTTATTGTTTTGTGTTCGGCTCAGTTAAGTGTTATTG cattaaaatatgaaattgcaTCTCAGAAGAAAATCGGCATTCTTGTAGCAGGTTTCATCTTCAcagttgctgctgttgtagGCACTATTCTTTTTGTTCAAG ATGGCTATACTGCACAGAATCAAGCTGGTCTTGCCCTAATTGTAGTCCCTGCTGTGATTTTGGTACCGCTTCAATACTTTATGTTTGGAATTG tTTTTGAGAGTCTACCACAAGCAACATTTGCTCTGATAGGTTTGCAGATTCTTGGTTATATAATTGCTGTGGTTGGTTTTGCACTGTGTGTCTCAG CCTGTCCTCCGTTACATGGGTCTGTTGTGATTGCTGGCTTAGCTATTATGGCTATTGCAGATTTGCTTAGTCTGGCTTACGTGTTTATTATGG gTTCCAGAATGAAAGATCATCCTCGTCCAGGG aACTGCAGAGCTATGTGA
- the CD47 gene encoding leukocyte surface antigen CD47 isoform X3, whose translation MWLLAAWVLLSAVGAGSAQLIFSVTDVVERTDCNKTVILPCYVTNLKENNANVMFVTWKKQGKIIFSFDGARREFFRDPAVPSANLVSQADLPKGFASLMLNSAEADVGNYSCEVTESNREGETRVELRNQSALKYEIASQKKIGILVAGFIFTVAAVVGTILFVQDGYTAQNQAGLALIVVPAVILVPLQYFMFGIVFESLPQATFALIGLQILGYIIAVVGFALCVSACPPLHGSVVIAGLAIMAIADLLSLAYVFIMGSRMKDHPRPGKAVEEPLNDAKGVMLE comes from the exons gtTCTGCCCAGTTGATATTTAGCGTGACAGATGTTGTTGAAAGAACTGACTGTAATAAAACTGTCATTTTACCTTGCTATGTGACTAATCTAAAGGAGAACAATGCAAATGTCATGTTTGTTACGtggaaaaaacaaggaaaaataattttttcttttgatggaGCAAGACGGGAGTTTTTCAGAGATCCAGCGGTTCCGTCAGCTAACTTAGTTTCTCAAGCGGATTTACCCAAGGGTTTTGCCTCTCTAATGCTTAACAGTGCAGAAGCAGATGTTGGAAATTACAGTTGTGAAGTAACAGAATcaaacagagaaggagaaacaagaGTTGAACTTAGAAACCAGTCAG cattaaaatatgaaattgcaTCTCAGAAGAAAATCGGCATTCTTGTAGCAGGTTTCATCTTCAcagttgctgctgttgtagGCACTATTCTTTTTGTTCAAG ATGGCTATACTGCACAGAATCAAGCTGGTCTTGCCCTAATTGTAGTCCCTGCTGTGATTTTGGTACCGCTTCAATACTTTATGTTTGGAATTG tTTTTGAGAGTCTACCACAAGCAACATTTGCTCTGATAGGTTTGCAGATTCTTGGTTATATAATTGCTGTGGTTGGTTTTGCACTGTGTGTCTCAG CCTGTCCTCCGTTACATGGGTCTGTTGTGATTGCTGGCTTAGCTATTATGGCTATTGCAGATTTGCTTAGTCTGGCTTACGTGTTTATTATGG gTTCCAGAATGAAAGATCATCCTCGTCCAGGG aaagcTGTAGAAGAACCACTAAATG ATGCAAAAGGAGTGATGTTAGAATGA